In Eupeodes corollae chromosome 3, idEupCoro1.1, whole genome shotgun sequence, a single genomic region encodes these proteins:
- the LOC129949865 gene encoding lipase member H-B-like isoform X1, giving the protein MFNRILKNRLLVQLLLSLLLSFFEVKVDASVSINDTSLIFYYGPQFSDSTRYELSEASEILKNPHFKKQETHLYFHGWKESQTSGSNNIPTTVAAYLKRKDVNLITVDYAKAAGERYFEVALVNIEELAPVLADAVIDLFEAGVDRKEFRVVGHSVGAQLAAMMGRNIIKKSNGKHKIYRMAALDPAFPLFGPFFKPNINQNDADFVQIIHTEAGTFGQPVSSGHVDFWPNGGRGQPGCGFLTLPLFPADICGHRRSWDLWAESVANVNNTSPKFLGFPSLTYQEFVWAGDGNLKNKPVEMGINCPMSARGDYYLKTNSESPFAKGMEGY; this is encoded by the exons ATGttcaatagaattttgaaaaatcgtttGCTAGTACAGTTATTGCTATCGTTGTTGTTGAGTTTCTTTGAAGTTAAAGTTGATGCAAGTGTTTCTATTAACGATACATCActtattttttactatgg ACCTCAATTTTCGGATTCTACGCgatacgaactttccgaggcaagtgaaattttgaaaaatcctcacttcaaaaaacaagaaacccATTTGTATTTTCACGGATGGAAAGAATCACAAACCTCAGGATCCAATAATATTCCAACTACTGTTGCCGCATATTTAAAGCGAAAGGATGTTAATCTTATTACGGTGGATTATGCTAAAGCTGCGGGAGAACGTTATTTTGAAGTTGCTTTAGTTAATATAGAAGAG TTGGCTCCGGTATTAGCTGACGCGGTTATAGATCTGTTTGAAGCCGGCGTAGATCGTAAGGAATTTAGAGTCGTAGGACACTCTGTTGGAGCACAACTAGCTGCAATGATGGGTCGAAAtatcatcaaaaaatcaaatggaaaacataaaatttatcg AATGGCAGCTTTAGATCCAGCATTTCCTCTTTTTGGaccattttttaaaccaaacatTAATCAAAACGATGCAGACTTTGTTCAAATTATTCATACCGAAGCTGGGACATTTGGTCAACCAGTTTCATCGGGCCATGTTGATTTTTGGCCTAACGGTGGTCGCGGACAACCAGGATGTGGCTTTCTTACACTTCCACTTTTTCCTGcag ATATTTGTGGTCATCGTAGATCGTGGGATTTATGGGCAGAAAGTGTTGCCAATGTAAATAATACCAGTCCGAAGTTTTTGGGATTTCCATCTCTTACCTATCAAGAATTTGTATGGGCTGGTGAtggaaatctaaaaaataaaccagTTGAAATGGGAATAAATTGCCCAATGAG CGCAAGGGGAGACTATTACCTGAAAACAAATAGTGAATCTCCATTTGCTAAGGGAATGGAAGGCTATTGa
- the LOC129949865 gene encoding phospholipase A1 member A-like isoform X2 codes for MGLVVNEGKTKYMLSSKKDTEQRRIGQNVTAIILRPQFSDSTRYELSEASEILKNPHFKKQETHLYFHGWKESQTSGSNNIPTTVAAYLKRKDVNLITVDYAKAAGERYFEVALVNIEELAPVLADAVIDLFEAGVDRKEFRVVGHSVGAQLAAMMGRNIIKKSNGKHKIYRMAALDPAFPLFGPFFKPNINQNDADFVQIIHTEAGTFGQPVSSGHVDFWPNGGRGQPGCGFLTLPLFPADICGHRRSWDLWAESVANVNNTSPKFLGFPSLTYQEFVWAGDGNLKNKPVEMGINCPMSARGDYYLKTNSESPFAKGMEGY; via the exons atgggtttagtggtcaatgagggcaagaccaagtatatgctgtcatcaaaaaaggacactgaacaacgacgtattggacaaaacgttacAGCTATAATATTGAG ACCTCAATTTTCGGATTCTACGCgatacgaactttccgaggcaagtgaaattttgaaaaatcctcacttcaaaaaacaagaaacccATTTGTATTTTCACGGATGGAAAGAATCACAAACCTCAGGATCCAATAATATTCCAACTACTGTTGCCGCATATTTAAAGCGAAAGGATGTTAATCTTATTACGGTGGATTATGCTAAAGCTGCGGGAGAACGTTATTTTGAAGTTGCTTTAGTTAATATAGAAGAG TTGGCTCCGGTATTAGCTGACGCGGTTATAGATCTGTTTGAAGCCGGCGTAGATCGTAAGGAATTTAGAGTCGTAGGACACTCTGTTGGAGCACAACTAGCTGCAATGATGGGTCGAAAtatcatcaaaaaatcaaatggaaaacataaaatttatcg AATGGCAGCTTTAGATCCAGCATTTCCTCTTTTTGGaccattttttaaaccaaacatTAATCAAAACGATGCAGACTTTGTTCAAATTATTCATACCGAAGCTGGGACATTTGGTCAACCAGTTTCATCGGGCCATGTTGATTTTTGGCCTAACGGTGGTCGCGGACAACCAGGATGTGGCTTTCTTACACTTCCACTTTTTCCTGcag ATATTTGTGGTCATCGTAGATCGTGGGATTTATGGGCAGAAAGTGTTGCCAATGTAAATAATACCAGTCCGAAGTTTTTGGGATTTCCATCTCTTACCTATCAAGAATTTGTATGGGCTGGTGAtggaaatctaaaaaataaaccagTTGAAATGGGAATAAATTGCCCAATGAG CGCAAGGGGAGACTATTACCTGAAAACAAATAGTGAATCTCCATTTGCTAAGGGAATGGAAGGCTATTGa
- the LOC129949865 gene encoding lipase member H-B-like isoform X3: MNNFPKVSPSLAWRPQFSDSTRYELSEASEILKNPHFKKQETHLYFHGWKESQTSGSNNIPTTVAAYLKRKDVNLITVDYAKAAGERYFEVALVNIEELAPVLADAVIDLFEAGVDRKEFRVVGHSVGAQLAAMMGRNIIKKSNGKHKIYRMAALDPAFPLFGPFFKPNINQNDADFVQIIHTEAGTFGQPVSSGHVDFWPNGGRGQPGCGFLTLPLFPADICGHRRSWDLWAESVANVNNTSPKFLGFPSLTYQEFVWAGDGNLKNKPVEMGINCPMSARGDYYLKTNSESPFAKGMEGY; this comes from the exons ACCTCAATTTTCGGATTCTACGCgatacgaactttccgaggcaagtgaaattttgaaaaatcctcacttcaaaaaacaagaaacccATTTGTATTTTCACGGATGGAAAGAATCACAAACCTCAGGATCCAATAATATTCCAACTACTGTTGCCGCATATTTAAAGCGAAAGGATGTTAATCTTATTACGGTGGATTATGCTAAAGCTGCGGGAGAACGTTATTTTGAAGTTGCTTTAGTTAATATAGAAGAG TTGGCTCCGGTATTAGCTGACGCGGTTATAGATCTGTTTGAAGCCGGCGTAGATCGTAAGGAATTTAGAGTCGTAGGACACTCTGTTGGAGCACAACTAGCTGCAATGATGGGTCGAAAtatcatcaaaaaatcaaatggaaaacataaaatttatcg AATGGCAGCTTTAGATCCAGCATTTCCTCTTTTTGGaccattttttaaaccaaacatTAATCAAAACGATGCAGACTTTGTTCAAATTATTCATACCGAAGCTGGGACATTTGGTCAACCAGTTTCATCGGGCCATGTTGATTTTTGGCCTAACGGTGGTCGCGGACAACCAGGATGTGGCTTTCTTACACTTCCACTTTTTCCTGcag ATATTTGTGGTCATCGTAGATCGTGGGATTTATGGGCAGAAAGTGTTGCCAATGTAAATAATACCAGTCCGAAGTTTTTGGGATTTCCATCTCTTACCTATCAAGAATTTGTATGGGCTGGTGAtggaaatctaaaaaataaaccagTTGAAATGGGAATAAATTGCCCAATGAG CGCAAGGGGAGACTATTACCTGAAAACAAATAGTGAATCTCCATTTGCTAAGGGAATGGAAGGCTATTGa